A single window of Microbispora hainanensis DNA harbors:
- a CDS encoding endonuclease/exonuclease/phosphatase family protein, translating to MKHIRLTRSRPPYALARALLTIMLVGVTAFPTGANALADGGSKSDIRVMTQNMYVGADLLPLAQAQTLDQFKAAVTLAYRQILASQPAERAAAVAREIARDKPDLVALQEADIIRTGSPPATNVSSDQLKSLLAALDRLGLHYEAMAIMPEQDAEAPTTLGFDVRISVRDLIIARVDPGRPVKVSNIQVQPYVVDRVFPTPLGPFASRSGWASVDATIGGRIFRFVTTHLEPTPPFITQRTQAQELIAAATNTKLPVVLAGDFNTTANDPQNPTFPTYQFLLDSGFTDAWRVKHPTDSGPTCCQAPDLRNPVSSLTFRIDLVLFRGDFRVKDIHRVGEEQRDRTPSGLWPSDHAGVVATLQLPHPRSR from the coding sequence ATGAAGCACATCCGGCTCACCAGGTCGCGCCCGCCCTATGCGCTCGCTCGCGCACTACTGACGATCATGCTCGTCGGCGTCACGGCGTTTCCGACCGGCGCGAACGCGCTCGCGGACGGCGGCAGCAAATCGGACATCCGCGTCATGACGCAGAACATGTATGTGGGTGCCGACCTGCTGCCTCTTGCCCAAGCACAGACACTGGACCAGTTCAAAGCGGCGGTGACACTGGCGTACCGGCAGATCCTGGCGTCCCAACCGGCTGAGCGCGCCGCCGCGGTGGCCCGGGAGATCGCCCGGGACAAGCCCGACCTCGTCGCCCTGCAAGAGGCCGACATCATACGCACCGGGAGTCCGCCCGCGACGAATGTCAGCTCGGACCAGCTCAAGTCGCTCCTCGCCGCGCTCGACCGGCTCGGGCTGCACTACGAGGCCATGGCGATCATGCCCGAGCAGGACGCCGAGGCCCCGACCACCCTCGGTTTCGACGTACGCATCAGCGTGCGCGACCTGATCATCGCCAGGGTCGACCCGGGCAGGCCGGTCAAGGTGTCGAACATCCAGGTGCAGCCGTACGTGGTCGACCGGGTGTTCCCGACGCCCCTCGGCCCCTTCGCCAGCCGTAGCGGCTGGGCGTCGGTCGACGCCACCATCGGCGGCCGCATCTTCCGGTTCGTCACGACGCACCTTGAACCGACACCGCCGTTCATCACGCAGCGCACGCAGGCGCAGGAGCTGATCGCGGCCGCGACGAACACGAAGCTTCCGGTGGTGCTCGCCGGTGACTTCAACACCACGGCCAACGACCCGCAGAACCCGACGTTCCCGACGTACCAGTTCCTGCTCGATTCGGGGTTCACCGACGCCTGGCGCGTGAAGCACCCCACCGATTCCGGCCCCACCTGCTGTCAGGCGCCCGACCTGCGCAACCCGGTCTCCTCCCTGACCTTCCGCATCGACCTGGTCCTGTTCCGCGGGGACTTCCGCGTGAAGGACATCCACCGTGTCGGTGAGGAGCAGAGGGACCGTACGCCGTCGGGGCTGTGGCCGTCCGACCACGCGGGCGTCGTCGCGACGCTCCAGTTGCCGCACCCGCGTTCCCGCTAG
- a CDS encoding cold-shock protein, with translation MAQGTVKWFNAEKGFGFIAPDDGSADVFVHYSAIDAGGYRSLDENQRVEYTAGQGAKGPQAEQVRPI, from the coding sequence ATGGCTCAGGGAACCGTGAAGTGGTTCAACGCCGAAAAGGGCTTCGGCTTCATCGCCCCCGACGACGGCTCCGCGGACGTCTTCGTCCACTACTCGGCCATCGACGCCGGCGGCTACCGCTCGCTGGACGAGAACCAGCGGGTCGAGTACACCGCTGGCCAGGGCGCCAAGGGCCCGCAGGCCGAGCAGGTCCGGCCCATCTGA
- a CDS encoding alpha/beta fold hydrolase — MTTTEQPVVVLVHGAFAESASWNRVIQRLHGRGLTTVAAGNPLRSVEGDAAYVRDVIAGIGRPVVLVGHSYGGMVISQVASGNDADEAALMAATQRPVTERALTDRLTVSEPGWRAKPSWFVHGDRDLNIPAGALRFMAERAGSRGTHEIEGASHAVGASQPEAVTAAVFDAVGHVQGDSDPWAIMAK; from the coding sequence ATGACCACCACAGAACAGCCCGTCGTCGTCCTCGTCCACGGTGCCTTCGCCGAGTCGGCGAGCTGGAACCGCGTTATCCAGCGTCTGCACGGCCGCGGGCTGACCACTGTCGCGGCGGGCAACCCGCTGCGCAGCGTGGAGGGAGACGCCGCCTACGTGCGCGACGTGATCGCCGGCATCGGACGGCCGGTCGTCCTGGTCGGCCATTCCTATGGCGGCATGGTGATCAGCCAGGTGGCGTCCGGCAACGACGCCGACGAGGCCGCCCTGATGGCGGCGACCCAGCGGCCGGTAACCGAACGGGCGCTGACCGACAGGCTGACGGTGAGCGAGCCGGGCTGGCGTGCCAAGCCGTCCTGGTTCGTCCACGGTGATCGCGATCTCAACATCCCGGCCGGGGCGCTGAGGTTCATGGCCGAACGCGCCGGCTCGCGCGGAACCCATGAGATCGAGGGTGCCTCCCACGCCGTCGGGGCGTCCCAGCCCGAAGCCGTGACCGCAGCCGTCTTCGACGCCGTCGGCCACGTACAGGGAGACTCGGACCCGTGGGCGATCATGGCGAAATGA